The proteins below are encoded in one region of Leptotrichia sp. oral taxon 218:
- a CDS encoding AEC family transporter → MVFFTSLGSIFPVIFIIALGYVLKKRHWFHHTFSENVSKLIMNVSLPASIFVSVFKYLKLEVLEKLSNRLIFTFLSVIIGYLVAYLMIKAVKMRDGRRGAFYNAVVNGNTIFIGMPLNVALFGEQSLPYYLMYYITNTISIWTLGYIFLENDPAEVDPENRKRSGINWKKLLSPALVAFVISFIFLALKVEIPKPIFNTLDYVGEIVTPLALLYIGIVLADAGLHSIRFDKDTILALVGRFVISAIVMIVLVKLSAHYMDITRDDLNTYVIQSATPVFAALPILTNETKGDIGYATNVVTTSTILFIIIVPLLMTILKFL, encoded by the coding sequence ATGGTATTTTTTACATCGCTGGGAAGTATTTTTCCCGTTATATTTATAATCGCACTAGGTTATGTTCTAAAAAAAAGACACTGGTTTCATCATACATTCAGTGAAAATGTGTCAAAATTAATTATGAATGTATCACTACCCGCTTCAATATTTGTTTCAGTATTCAAATATTTAAAATTAGAAGTATTGGAAAAATTGTCAAATAGACTTATTTTTACATTTTTGTCAGTAATCATAGGTTATTTAGTTGCTTATTTAATGATAAAGGCGGTAAAGATGAGAGATGGTCGTCGTGGAGCATTTTACAACGCTGTCGTAAATGGTAACACAATTTTTATCGGAATGCCATTAAATGTTGCACTTTTTGGAGAGCAGAGCTTACCTTATTATTTAATGTATTATATTACAAATACTATATCAATTTGGACTTTGGGATACATTTTTTTAGAAAATGATCCTGCAGAAGTGGATCCAGAAAATAGGAAAAGAAGTGGAATTAACTGGAAAAAATTGTTATCTCCAGCACTTGTAGCATTTGTAATATCATTCATATTTTTGGCGCTAAAAGTGGAAATACCTAAGCCAATATTTAACACGCTTGACTATGTTGGAGAAATAGTTACTCCACTTGCACTTTTATACATTGGAATTGTACTAGCTGACGCTGGACTTCATAGCATTAGATTTGACAAAGATACAATTTTAGCACTAGTTGGAAGATTTGTAATTTCGGCAATTGTAATGATAGTCTTGGTAAAATTGTCGGCTCATTATATGGATATAACAAGAGATGATCTAAACACATATGTAATACAATCAGCAACGCCAGTATTTGCCGCACTTCCAATATTAACAAACGAAACAAAAGGAGATATTGGATATGCCACAAATGTCGTAACTACAAGTACAATTTTATTTATAATAATAGTACCTTTACTTATGACAATTTTAAAATTTTTGTAA
- the accD gene encoding acetyl-CoA carboxylase, carboxyltransferase subunit beta, whose product MGLFSSRKSKKKYATLTSKSKLTLDVVDDNKWQKCKRCNEIIYNEDLKNNLNICPKCGNYFRLTAFERIELLIDHGTFFEEDMTINSKNILDFSGYEEKLEVAREKSRMLDGVISGVGKINGIDVSIAAMEFNFMGGSMGSVVGEKITRALERGLEKKIPVVIVSSSGGARMQEGIVSLMQMAKTSGAVKRLNEAGIPFISVPVDPTTGGVTASFAMLGDVIVTEPNALIAFAGPRVIEQTVNQKLPKGFQRAEFLLEHGMVDVISERKDLKETIYRIIEKLI is encoded by the coding sequence ATGGGATTATTTTCGAGCAGAAAATCAAAAAAAAAGTATGCAACACTTACATCTAAATCAAAATTGACGCTAGATGTCGTTGATGACAATAAATGGCAAAAATGTAAGCGTTGTAATGAAATTATTTACAACGAAGATTTAAAAAACAATTTAAATATTTGTCCAAAATGTGGAAATTATTTTAGGCTTACAGCCTTTGAACGAATAGAGCTTCTTATTGACCATGGAACTTTTTTTGAAGAAGATATGACGATTAATTCAAAAAATATTTTAGATTTTTCAGGATATGAAGAAAAATTGGAAGTGGCAAGAGAGAAAAGTAGAATGCTTGATGGTGTAATTAGTGGAGTTGGTAAAATAAACGGAATAGATGTCAGTATTGCCGCAATGGAATTTAATTTTATGGGTGGAAGTATGGGTTCTGTTGTTGGAGAAAAAATAACTCGTGCACTGGAACGAGGACTTGAGAAAAAAATACCAGTTGTAATTGTGTCAAGTTCTGGTGGAGCTAGAATGCAGGAGGGAATTGTTTCGCTTATGCAAATGGCAAAAACTTCTGGAGCTGTGAAAAGATTAAATGAAGCTGGAATTCCTTTTATTTCAGTTCCAGTTGATCCAACTACAGGTGGAGTTACAGCGTCTTTTGCGATGCTTGGAGATGTGATTGTGACTGAGCCAAATGCACTAATTGCGTTTGCAGGGCCAAGAGTAATTGAACAAACTGTTAATCAAAAATTGCCAAAAGGATTTCAAAGAGCGGAATTTTTGTTGGAACATGGAATGGTAGATGTTATTTCTGAAAGAAAAGATCTGAAAGAAACAATTTATAGAATAATTGAAAAATTAATATAA
- a CDS encoding glutamate synthase subunit beta gives MGKLGGFLEIHREEKKIREISDRIKDFNEIDIPLNDEYIETQAARCMDCGVPFCHWACPVDNHCPEWQDLVYNGEWKKALDLLLSTNPFPEFTGRICPALCEGSCTLGKNDKPVTTKNIELALIEKGWENGWVKPKTPKKRFDKKIAVIGSGPSGLAAAQTLNRYGYNVTVYERDEKPGGLLALGIPDFKLDKKIIDRRVKLMEDEGVKFIYNVEAGKDISTEELESKYDIIVMACGSKQGRDLKIKGREAKGVHLAMEFLTQQNRKVSNVPLYDEEINVKGKHVLVIGGGDTGSDCVGTSVRQGAASVKQIEIMDRPSEIRTKKNPWPQYPFILKTSTSHKEATSIYGEDPREWNITTKEFIKDENGKLTGVKIAKVESFKDENGRLGFKEIEGSEEIIKVDFVFLAIGFLHPYFEGLIENSKVQIDGRGNVSANVIDHHTSQEKYFAAGDVRRGQSLVVWAISEGRNAAKAIHEHLRKNK, from the coding sequence ATGGGAAAACTAGGTGGATTTTTAGAAATACATAGAGAAGAGAAAAAAATTAGGGAAATTTCTGACAGAATTAAAGATTTTAATGAAATTGACATCCCTTTAAATGATGAATACATAGAAACACAGGCGGCTAGATGTATGGACTGCGGAGTTCCTTTTTGCCACTGGGCCTGTCCTGTCGACAACCACTGTCCTGAATGGCAAGATTTAGTTTATAACGGTGAATGGAAAAAGGCTTTGGACTTGCTTTTGTCAACAAATCCATTTCCTGAATTTACTGGGCGAATTTGTCCAGCACTTTGTGAAGGAAGCTGTACTTTAGGAAAAAATGATAAACCTGTAACTACTAAAAATATTGAACTTGCTCTTATTGAAAAAGGTTGGGAAAATGGATGGGTAAAACCAAAAACTCCTAAAAAAAGATTTGATAAAAAAATTGCAGTAATTGGAAGTGGACCATCTGGACTTGCTGCTGCTCAAACTTTAAATAGATACGGTTATAATGTAACAGTTTATGAAAGAGATGAAAAACCAGGTGGACTTCTTGCTTTAGGAATTCCTGATTTCAAATTGGATAAAAAAATCATCGATAGAAGAGTTAAATTAATGGAAGATGAAGGTGTTAAATTTATTTACAATGTTGAAGCTGGAAAAGATATTTCTACTGAAGAATTAGAAAGCAAATATGATATTATTGTTATGGCTTGTGGTTCTAAACAAGGTAGAGATTTAAAAATAAAAGGAAGAGAAGCTAAAGGTGTTCATTTGGCTATGGAATTCTTAACTCAACAAAATAGAAAAGTTAGCAATGTTCCTTTATATGACGAAGAAATTAACGTAAAAGGTAAACATGTGCTTGTAATTGGTGGTGGAGATACTGGTTCTGACTGTGTTGGAACTTCTGTAAGACAAGGTGCTGCGAGTGTTAAACAAATTGAAATTATGGACAGACCATCTGAAATAAGAACAAAAAAGAATCCTTGGCCGCAATATCCATTTATTTTAAAAACTTCTACTTCTCACAAGGAAGCAACTAGCATTTATGGTGAAGACCCAAGAGAATGGAATATTACTACAAAAGAATTTATTAAAGATGAAAATGGTAAATTAACAGGTGTAAAAATTGCTAAAGTTGAAAGTTTTAAAGATGAAAATGGTAGATTAGGATTTAAAGAAATCGAAGGTTCTGAAGAAATTATAAAAGTTGATTTTGTATTTTTAGCAATCGGATTCTTGCATCCTTACTTTGAAGGATTAATTGAAAATTCAAAAGTTCAAATTGATGGAAGAGGAAATGTTAGTGCAAATGTAATCGACCACCATACTTCTCAAGAAAAATATTTCGCTGCAGGAGATGTAAGACGAGGGCAATCATTAGTAGTTTGGGCTATTAGTGAAGGTAGAAATGCTGCTAAGGCTATTCATGAACATTTGAGAAAAAATAAATAA
- a CDS encoding subtype B tannase — protein MKKNLIILSLLISAFSMAMDSEKGLTDFSKYQKNTEVNKNEDKKSQMGAPMNKKVITEDMITNKIENGYNLNFDANKNYTTKTATVNGKTVTYRAYENIVYVAKPVDTAYQTINIYIPEEYFKNKSVGKYNAKSAPIFFPNTVGGYMPGAAGVPGNGRDGKPDASLVALSNGYVVASPGARGRTLEKDGKYTGKAPAVIVDLKAAVRYLRYNDNKMPGRADRIISNGTSAGGAVSALLGATGNNKDYEPYLKEIGALKARDDIYAVSSYCPITNLENANTAYEWMFNDVKTYKKIEISMLDYNVERKYTEGTLTDDEILRSNDLKKMFPDYVNSLKLKDKNGKLLMLDKDGNGSFKNQIKQYYIDSANAALKKGTDLSEFDFLTIKNGKVVDLDYDKYIAYMGRQKTPGAFDNVDLSTGENNEFGDETTNNKHFTEYMLEHSTVNGTMADKKIIKMMNPMNYIGNSKVKYWRIRHGAVDKDTSLAIPAILAIKLENLGKKVDFSSPWATPHSGDYDLNELFRWMDKVVAEGK, from the coding sequence ATGAAAAAAAATTTAATTATATTAAGTTTATTGATTTCAGCTTTTTCAATGGCTATGGATAGTGAAAAAGGATTAACAGATTTCAGCAAATATCAGAAAAATACTGAAGTAAATAAGAATGAAGATAAAAAATCACAAATGGGAGCACCTATGAATAAAAAAGTAATAACCGAAGATATGATAACAAATAAAATAGAAAATGGTTACAACTTAAATTTTGATGCAAATAAAAATTATACAACAAAAACAGCGACTGTTAATGGAAAAACTGTTACTTATCGTGCTTATGAAAATATAGTTTATGTTGCAAAACCAGTTGATACTGCATATCAAACTATAAATATCTATATTCCAGAAGAATATTTTAAAAATAAATCAGTTGGGAAATACAATGCAAAAAGTGCACCAATATTTTTCCCAAATACAGTTGGAGGATACATGCCTGGAGCAGCTGGAGTGCCTGGAAATGGAAGAGATGGGAAACCTGATGCTTCATTAGTTGCCTTGTCAAATGGATATGTTGTGGCAAGTCCTGGAGCTAGAGGTAGAACTTTGGAAAAAGATGGAAAATATACAGGAAAGGCACCTGCTGTAATTGTAGATTTGAAGGCAGCTGTAAGATATTTGCGTTATAATGATAACAAAATGCCTGGTAGAGCTGACAGAATTATTTCTAACGGGACAAGTGCTGGAGGAGCAGTTTCAGCTCTGTTAGGTGCAACTGGGAATAACAAGGATTACGAACCTTATTTGAAGGAAATTGGAGCATTGAAGGCTAGAGATGATATTTATGCAGTATCATCTTATTGTCCAATAACTAATTTAGAAAATGCAAATACAGCGTATGAATGGATGTTTAATGATGTGAAAACATATAAAAAGATAGAAATTTCAATGCTAGATTACAATGTGGAAAGAAAATACACTGAGGGTACGTTGACTGATGATGAAATTTTACGTTCAAATGATTTGAAAAAAATGTTTCCTGATTATGTGAATAGTTTGAAATTGAAGGACAAAAACGGTAAACTTTTAATGTTGGATAAAGATGGAAATGGAAGTTTTAAAAATCAAATTAAGCAGTATTACATTGATTCTGCAAATGCGGCTTTGAAAAAAGGAACTGATTTATCAGAATTTGACTTTTTAACAATAAAAAATGGAAAAGTTGTAGATTTAGATTATGATAAATATATTGCTTATATGGGTAGACAAAAAACGCCTGGAGCCTTTGATAATGTGGATTTGTCAACAGGAGAAAATAATGAATTTGGAGATGAAACTACGAATAATAAGCATTTTACAGAATATATGCTAGAACATTCGACAGTAAATGGAACAATGGCTGATAAGAAAATTATAAAAATGATGAATCCGATGAATTATATTGGAAATTCAAAAGTGAAATATTGGAGAATAAGACACGGTGCAGTTGACAAAGATACTTCACTTGCAATACCTGCGATACTTGCGATAAAATTGGAAAATCTTGGGAAAAAAGTTGATTTTTCATCACCTTGGGCGACACCGCATTCGGGGGATTATGATCTAAATGAATTATTCAGATGGATGGATAAAGTTGTAGCTGAAGGGAAATAG
- a CDS encoding acetyl-CoA carboxylase carboxyltransferase subunit alpha: MSLKDEIKELENNIAELKNFSKEKNIDFSAQISELENQLEEKYKNFEENEMDAWARIQISRNPQRPYTLDYINALAEDFVELHGDRLSKDDHAIVGGLADVDGYKFMIIGHQKGRDIDSNIYRNFGMASPEGYRKALRLMRMAQRFKLPILTLIDTAGAYPGIEAEEKGQGEAIAMNLKEMFGLRVPIVSVVIGEGGSGGALGIGVADSVLMLENSIYSVISPEGCASILFNDASKAPEAAKNLKMDAISLKNLGVIDEIIEEPLGGAHRDFEKMAQNLKEAVLKEFEKIDKFSIEELLDRRYEKFRKMGEFFE; the protein is encoded by the coding sequence ATGAGTTTAAAAGATGAAATAAAAGAATTAGAAAATAACATAGCAGAGTTAAAAAATTTTTCCAAAGAAAAAAATATTGACTTTTCAGCTCAAATTTCTGAATTAGAAAATCAGTTGGAAGAAAAATATAAAAATTTTGAAGAAAATGAAATGGACGCTTGGGCTAGAATCCAAATTTCAAGAAATCCGCAAAGACCGTATACATTAGATTATATAAATGCATTAGCTGAGGATTTTGTCGAACTTCATGGAGATAGATTATCTAAAGATGATCACGCAATTGTCGGAGGACTGGCAGATGTGGATGGCTATAAATTTATGATAATTGGTCATCAAAAAGGAAGAGATATAGATTCAAATATTTACAGAAATTTTGGAATGGCAAGTCCAGAAGGATATAGAAAAGCGCTAAGACTTATGAGAATGGCACAAAGATTTAAATTGCCAATTTTGACTTTAATAGATACAGCAGGAGCTTATCCAGGAATTGAAGCTGAAGAAAAAGGTCAAGGAGAAGCAATCGCCATGAATTTAAAAGAAATGTTTGGCTTGAGAGTTCCTATTGTGTCTGTTGTCATCGGAGAAGGTGGAAGTGGTGGTGCACTTGGAATTGGTGTTGCTGATTCTGTGCTTATGCTTGAAAATAGTATATATTCTGTTATTTCGCCGGAAGGATGTGCCTCAATACTTTTTAACGACGCTTCAAAAGCTCCAGAAGCTGCAAAAAATTTGAAAATGGACGCAATAAGTTTAAAAAATCTGGGAGTTATTGATGAAATTATTGAAGAGCCGTTAGGTGGTGCTCACAGAGATTTTGAAAAAATGGCACAAAATTTGAAAGAAGCTGTTTTAAAAGAATTTGAAAAAATAGATAAATTTTCTATCGAAGAATTACTTGATAGAAGATATGAAAAATTTAGAAAAATGGGAGAATTTTTTGAATAA
- the gltB gene encoding glutamate synthase large subunit yields the protein MDNNIQNVKSQKYELSKNSLYEPYFEKDNCGMGFIANIDNKKTNQVVKGGIRILAGLEHRGAEGYDSETGDGAGLLFEVPHKFFAEIVPNLPEFGDYGVANIFFPTVKEEFEKIKEIVEETVKNSKDEILTWREVPIKKDAVGVQAQSTMPSVWQLFIKRVNSSKEDFEKNLYILRRKIENAVKKANCDTEDKFYITKLSSKSIIYKGLVKPDQIENFYIDLQSDKLVSSYCLVHQRFSTNTFPSWKLAHPFRFLAHNGEINTVKGNVNWMKAREIALASPNYEDIKELFPINDEEWSDSANLDAVIELLVFSGKTLMEAISILVPAAWEKDHTKSEDLKAFYDYYSGLMEAWDGPAAMIMTDSRYLVAKLDRNGLRPLRYILTDDNQMLVGSEVGTLPIKPENIVQSGRVKPGKVFVIDLEKKKLYSDDEVTEKVLNGTDFKKLIKDKKNVNDLMKEANFDYNKTSDLDDIYNKLKLFSYSREDLHILISRMAITGQEPLGSMGNDAALAIFSEKPKLLYSYFKQLFAQVTNPPIDPIRENFVMSLRTQLYRKANILEEIPEAGETVVLDSPIMDNKTMEFLKNYERNGKKPAVLDITFKPTENLEERLDKIFKLAEDAIDSGVKSIILSDRNADTENVAIPALLAVAGLHHYLIRNKKRNEIDILVETGEAREIMHFALLIGYGATAINPYLALDSIEYMVKNKLYLNADESEIKDLQYNYLKAQKKSILKTMSKMGISTVDSYRGAQIFEAVGLSTELVKKYFTGIVSRIEGLTIKTLEDEVLNNFDDAIDSINLGAETLYVDGEYSWMKEGTNRILTPDAISKIQDAANRDDYNTYKEFAKIVNDQSQHLLTIRGMLKFHSDRKPVSIDEVEPVEAIMRRFVTGAMSFGSISKEAHEAIARALNTIGGRSNSGEGGENPERFLDNRRSATKQIASGRFGVTTDYLVNADELQIKMAQGAKPGEGGQLPGFKVNKEIGATRHTTPGISLISPPPHHDIYSIEDLAQLIFDLKNVNEKARISVKLVSEAGVGVVASGVAKAKSEMILISGHDGGTGASPLSSIKHAGLPWELGLSEAHQILKEHKLRSRVTLQVDGKLKTGRDLVIGAILGAEEFGFATMPLVILGCIMMRKCHTNMCPVGVATQSEELRKKFTGQYENIIRYFRFISQEAREIMAELGVTKLDELIGKADEFLEVSKTSKLEKVKNVDLGKILYTNKNIDSPNVKTQNQDFKMENIIDRKLIKLAKATFESDKNNVQKTVINEKIENFDRSFGAMLSGEVARTFGGYKLEDDTITLNLEGIGGQSFGVFGAKGITYNLTGQSNDYIGKGLFGAKIIIKKPEVSKYEADENIIGGNAILYGAIRGEAYLNGVAGERFCVRNSGAVAVVEGVGDHGCEYMTGGRAVILGETGKNFAAGMSGGIAYVYDKNNTFEQNLNKEMVEFDELNEVYENEIKTYVEKHFNYTGSVVAKEILNNWETEKQNFKVVIAPEFKEIFERGEA from the coding sequence TTGGATAATAACATTCAAAATGTAAAATCACAAAAATATGAGCTTTCTAAAAATTCACTTTATGAGCCGTATTTTGAAAAAGACAACTGCGGTATGGGATTTATCGCAAATATTGACAATAAAAAAACTAATCAAGTTGTAAAAGGTGGAATAAGAATTTTAGCTGGATTGGAACACCGTGGAGCTGAAGGATATGACAGTGAAACTGGAGATGGAGCTGGACTTTTATTTGAAGTGCCACACAAATTTTTTGCAGAAATAGTTCCAAATCTTCCAGAATTTGGAGATTATGGAGTTGCTAACATATTTTTCCCGACTGTAAAAGAAGAATTTGAAAAAATAAAGGAAATTGTCGAAGAAACTGTAAAAAATTCAAAAGATGAAATCCTAACTTGGAGAGAAGTTCCTATAAAAAAAGATGCCGTTGGAGTTCAAGCGCAATCTACAATGCCATCTGTCTGGCAACTTTTCATAAAAAGAGTAAATTCATCAAAAGAAGATTTTGAAAAAAATCTTTATATTTTGAGAAGAAAAATTGAAAATGCCGTAAAAAAAGCAAACTGCGACACTGAAGATAAATTTTACATAACAAAATTATCTTCAAAATCAATAATTTATAAAGGTCTAGTAAAACCTGATCAAATCGAGAACTTCTATATCGACTTGCAATCAGACAAACTTGTAAGTTCTTATTGCCTAGTTCACCAAAGATTTAGTACGAACACTTTCCCATCTTGGAAACTTGCTCACCCATTCAGATTTTTAGCACATAATGGTGAAATTAATACTGTTAAAGGGAATGTAAACTGGATGAAAGCTAGAGAAATTGCATTAGCGTCTCCGAATTACGAAGATATTAAAGAATTATTCCCAATAAATGATGAAGAATGGTCAGATTCAGCTAATCTTGATGCAGTGATTGAATTGCTTGTATTTTCTGGAAAAACTTTGATGGAAGCGATTTCAATTTTAGTTCCTGCGGCTTGGGAAAAGGATCATACTAAATCTGAAGATCTAAAAGCATTTTATGACTATTATTCAGGATTAATGGAAGCTTGGGATGGACCTGCAGCTATGATTATGACTGATTCCAGATATTTGGTTGCAAAACTTGATAGAAATGGACTTAGACCTCTTAGATATATTTTAACTGATGATAATCAAATGCTTGTCGGTTCTGAAGTTGGAACTTTACCAATAAAACCTGAAAATATTGTTCAAAGTGGAAGAGTTAAACCTGGAAAAGTTTTTGTAATTGATCTAGAAAAGAAAAAATTGTATAGTGATGATGAAGTTACTGAAAAAGTCTTGAACGGAACAGACTTCAAAAAATTAATTAAAGATAAGAAAAATGTAAATGATTTAATGAAAGAAGCTAATTTTGATTACAACAAAACTAGCGATTTAGATGACATTTACAACAAATTAAAATTATTTAGCTATTCAAGGGAAGATTTACACATCTTGATTTCAAGAATGGCTATAACTGGACAAGAACCACTTGGTTCAATGGGAAATGATGCAGCACTTGCTATTTTTTCCGAAAAGCCAAAATTACTTTACAGCTACTTTAAACAATTGTTTGCACAAGTAACAAATCCTCCAATTGACCCAATTAGAGAAAATTTTGTTATGTCGCTTAGAACTCAGCTTTACAGAAAAGCAAATATTTTAGAAGAAATTCCTGAAGCTGGAGAAACTGTAGTTTTGGATTCTCCAATTATGGACAACAAAACTATGGAATTTTTGAAAAATTATGAAAGAAATGGGAAAAAACCTGCTGTTTTAGATATAACTTTCAAACCAACTGAAAACTTAGAAGAAAGACTGGATAAAATATTTAAACTTGCTGAAGATGCAATTGATAGTGGAGTAAAATCTATTATTTTATCTGACAGAAATGCTGATACTGAAAATGTGGCAATTCCAGCTTTACTTGCTGTTGCTGGGCTTCATCACTATTTAATTAGAAATAAAAAACGAAATGAAATTGATATTTTAGTGGAAACTGGGGAAGCTAGGGAAATTATGCATTTTGCATTGCTGATCGGATACGGTGCAACTGCAATTAACCCTTATTTGGCACTTGATTCAATTGAATATATGGTAAAAAATAAACTTTACTTGAATGCTGATGAATCTGAAATAAAAGATTTGCAATACAACTATTTGAAAGCTCAGAAAAAATCAATTTTGAAAACTATGTCAAAAATGGGAATTTCAACTGTTGACAGTTATAGAGGAGCACAAATTTTTGAAGCTGTTGGATTATCAACTGAATTAGTTAAAAAATATTTCACAGGAATTGTTTCAAGAATCGAAGGACTTACAATTAAAACATTGGAAGATGAAGTTCTAAATAATTTTGACGATGCAATTGATTCAATTAATCTTGGTGCTGAAACACTTTATGTGGATGGAGAATATTCTTGGATGAAGGAAGGAACAAATAGAATCTTGACTCCTGATGCGATTTCAAAAATTCAAGATGCAGCAAATAGAGATGATTATAACACTTATAAGGAATTTGCAAAAATTGTAAACGACCAAAGTCAGCATTTGCTTACAATAAGAGGAATGCTAAAATTCCATTCTGACAGAAAACCTGTTTCAATTGATGAAGTTGAACCTGTTGAAGCAATTATGAGAAGATTTGTTACTGGAGCTATGTCATTCGGTTCAATTTCAAAAGAAGCTCACGAAGCGATTGCAAGAGCATTAAATACGATTGGTGGTCGTTCTAATTCTGGAGAAGGTGGAGAAAATCCTGAAAGATTTTTAGACAACAGAAGAAGTGCTACAAAACAAATTGCATCTGGAAGATTTGGAGTTACAACCGATTACTTGGTAAATGCCGATGAGTTGCAAATTAAGATGGCTCAAGGGGCAAAACCTGGAGAAGGTGGACAATTACCTGGATTTAAAGTAAATAAAGAAATTGGTGCTACTCGTCATACAACACCTGGAATTAGCTTGATTTCACCACCACCACACCACGATATTTATTCAATCGAAGATTTGGCACAATTAATTTTTGACTTGAAAAATGTAAATGAAAAAGCTAGAATTAGTGTTAAATTGGTGTCTGAAGCTGGAGTTGGAGTCGTTGCTTCTGGAGTTGCTAAGGCAAAATCTGAAATGATCTTAATTTCTGGACATGACGGAGGAACTGGAGCATCACCACTATCTTCAATTAAACATGCTGGATTACCTTGGGAATTAGGACTTTCTGAAGCTCACCAAATTTTAAAGGAACATAAATTGAGAAGTAGAGTTACTCTTCAAGTTGATGGAAAATTAAAAACAGGTAGAGATTTAGTAATTGGAGCGATTTTAGGAGCTGAAGAATTTGGATTTGCAACAATGCCGCTTGTAATTTTAGGATGTATTATGATGAGAAAATGTCATACAAATATGTGTCCAGTTGGAGTTGCAACTCAATCTGAAGAACTTCGTAAGAAATTTACTGGACAATATGAAAATATTATTAGATACTTTAGATTTATCTCACAAGAAGCAAGAGAAATTATGGCTGAACTTGGAGTTACAAAACTTGATGAATTAATTGGAAAAGCTGATGAATTCTTGGAAGTTTCTAAAACTTCAAAATTAGAAAAAGTTAAAAATGTAGACTTAGGAAAAATTCTTTACACTAACAAGAATATCGACAGTCCAAATGTAAAAACTCAAAATCAAGACTTCAAAATGGAAAATATCATCGATAGAAAATTAATTAAACTTGCTAAAGCAACTTTTGAAAGCGATAAAAATAATGTTCAAAAAACTGTAATTAATGAAAAAATTGAAAACTTTGATAGAAGTTTTGGAGCGATGTTAAGTGGAGAAGTTGCTAGAACATTTGGTGGATATAAACTTGAAGATGATACAATTACACTAAACTTGGAAGGAATCGGTGGACAAAGTTTTGGTGTGTTTGGAGCAAAAGGAATTACATATAATTTGACTGGACAATCAAACGATTATATCGGAAAAGGATTATTCGGTGCAAAAATTATTATTAAAAAACCTGAAGTTTCTAAATACGAAGCAGATGAAAATATAATTGGAGGAAATGCCATTTTATACGGTGCAATCAGAGGAGAAGCTTATTTAAACGGAGTTGCTGGAGAAAGATTCTGTGTTAGAAACTCTGGAGCGGTTGCTGTTGTAGAAGGTGTTGGAGATCACGGTTGTGAATACATGACTGGTGGACGTGCTGTTATTTTAGGAGAAACTGGTAAAAACTTTGCCGCTGGTATGAGTGGTGGAATTGCTTATGTTTATGATAAAAACAATACTTTTGAGCAAAACTTGAATAAAGAAATGGTTGAATTTGATGAACTTAACGAAGTTTATGAAAATGAAATAAAAACTTATGTGGAAAAACACTTTAATTATACAGGAAGTGTCGTTGCAAAAGAAATTTTAAACAATTGGGAAACTGAAAAACAAAACTTTAAAGTTGTTATTGCACCTGAATTTAAAGAAATATTTGAGAGAGGTGAGGCTTAG
- a CDS encoding DUF898 family protein — MENRSHFDGGLLSYVGWIILGSLITSCTFGICYPWALCMIYGWKINHTVIEGRRLKFNGTAVGLFGNWIKWLLLIIVTLGIYGFWVQIKLEQWKVKNTTFLN, encoded by the coding sequence TTGGAAAATAGAAGTCATTTCGATGGAGGGCTATTAAGTTATGTTGGATGGATTATTCTGGGAAGCCTAATAACTTCATGTACATTTGGAATTTGTTATCCTTGGGCTTTGTGCATGATTTATGGCTGGAAAATAAACCATACTGTTATAGAAGGAAGAAGACTGAAATTTAATGGAACTGCAGTAGGATTGTTTGGAAACTGGATAAAATGGTTATTATTAATAATAGTAACATTGGGAATATATGGTTTTTGGGTACAAATAAAACTGGAACAGTGGAAAGTAAAAAATACAACATTTTTAAATTAA